The following are from one region of the Camelus dromedarius isolate mCamDro1 chromosome 34, mCamDro1.pat, whole genome shotgun sequence genome:
- the LOC105094520 gene encoding olfactory receptor 8D2, whose amino-acid sequence MSTLNYSSVPGFILEGLTKHPELQLPLFLLFLGIYVVTVVGNLGMILLIANSSQLHSPMYYFLSHLSFIDLCYSSVTTPKMLVNFVSEKNIVSFLGCMTQLYFFLIFVIAESYLLTTMAYDRYVAICSPLLYNVIMSHRVCSMMTAVVYSLGLFGATVHNTRMSMLSFCGSHTVSHYFCDILPLLTFSCSSTHINEILLFIIGGVNTLAPTLAVLISYVFILSSILRIRSAEGRSKACGTCSSHLVAVGIFLGSITFMYFKPPSGNNMEQEKVSSVFYTTVIPMLNPLIYSLRNKDVKNALRRVVGERLQS is encoded by the coding sequence ATGTCTACTTTAAATTATTCCTCAGTGCCTGGGTTTATCCTTGAAGGACTGACAAAGCACCCAGAGCTTCAGTTGCCACTCTTCCTCCTGTTCCTGGGAATATATGTGGTCACAGTGGTGGGGAACCTGGGTATGATCCTCTTAATTGCCAACAGTTCTCAGCTTCACTCCCCAATGTATTATTTTCTCAGTCATTTATCATTCATTGATCTCTGTTACTCCTCCGTCACTACCCCAAAGATGCTGGTGAACTTTGTGTCAGAGAAGAACATTGTCTCCTTTCTGGGATGCATGACtcagctttacttcttccttatTTTTGTGATTGCAGAAAGCTACCTTCTGACTACCATGGCATATGACCGCTATGTTGCGATCTGTAGCCCACTGCTTTACAATGTTATCATGTCCCACAGGGTCTGTTCCATGATGACGGCTGTGGTGTATTCACTGGGGTTGTTTGGGGCCACAGTTCATAACACCCGGATGTCAATGTTGTCCTTCTGTGGGTCTCATACTGTCAGTCATTATTTTTGTGATATTCTCCCCTTGTTGACCTTCTCTTGCTCCAGCACCCACATTAATGAGATTCTGTTGTTTATCATTGGGGGAGTTAACACCTTAGCACCAACACTGGCTGTACTCATCTCTTATGTGTTCATCCTCTCTAGTATCCTCCGTATTCGCTCTGCTGAGGGACGATCCAAAGCCTGTGGCACTTGTAGCTCCCACCTTGTGGCTGTGGGGATCTTTTTGGGGTCTATAACATTCATGTATTTCAAGCCCCCTTCTGGCAATAATATGGAGCAGGAGAAAGTGTCCTCTGTGTTCTACACCACGGTGATCCCCATGCTGAATCCCTTGATTTACAGCTTGAGGAACAAGGATGTGAAGAATGCACTGAGGAGGGTGGTTGGGGAAAGGCTGCAGTCCTGA